A genome region from Manihot esculenta cultivar AM560-2 chromosome 5, M.esculenta_v8, whole genome shotgun sequence includes the following:
- the LOC110614527 gene encoding cytochrome P450 83B1, producing MELLIFLLLLPIFLLFLLKIHIRKPRLPPGPKGLPLVGNLFQLDNSNIQKHLWQLSKQYGPLMSLRLGFKQTLIVSSAKMAKEVLKTQDLEFCSRPPLLGLQRLSYNGLDLAFAPYDAYWREMRKICVVYLFNSNRVQEFRPIREDEVSRMLENISKVADASKPVNLTEAMMALASAAICRVAFGKRFEEGGNEAKRLHELLNETQAMFVGFFFSDYFPYIGRIVDKFSGLLSRLEKNFHDFDAFYQELIDEHLDPKRQKPQHEDILDVLLQLWRDRSFKVQLTFEHIKAILMNLFVAGTDTSAAAVIWAMSFLMKNPKTMKKVQDEIRSLIGKKGFVDEDDIQQLLYLKAVVKEMMRLQPTVPFLVPRETVHKCTLGEYEIAEKTLVHVNAWAIGRDPEAWEKPLEFRPERFLDTCIDMKGQDYELIPFGAGRRICPGIFMGIANVELSLANLLYKFEWEMPDGMKREDIDTDNVLPGITVHKREHLRLMAKKYI from the exons ATGGAGTTGCTTAttttccttctcctcctccctaTCTTCCTCTTGTTTCTTCTCAAGATACACATAAGAAAACCTCGTCTCCCTCCTGGTCCCAAGGGTCTTCCCTTGGTAGGAAACCTTTTCCAGCTTGACAACTCCAACATTCAAAAACATTTATGGCAGCTTTCCAAACAGTATGGACCTCTCATGTCCTTAAGACTAGGTTTCAAGCAAACTCTAATAGTCTCTTCAGCCAAAATGGCTAAAGAGGTTTTGAAAACCCAAGATCTTGAATTCTGTAGCAGGCCTCCCTTGCTTGGTCTACAGAGATTATCCTACAATGGTTTAGATTTGGCTTTTGCACCCTATGATGCTTATTGGAGAGAGATGAGAAAAATCTGTGTCGTCTATCTTTTCAACTCAAATCGAGTCCAGGAGTTTCGTCCCATTAGAGAAGATGAAGTTTCTCGTATGCTTGAAAATATATCGAAAGTAGCTGATGCTTCTAAACCTGTCAACTTGACTGAAGCAATGATGGCTCTTGCGAGTGCTGCAATATGCAGAGTTGCTTTTGGAAAGAGATTTGAGGAAGGGGGAAATGAAGCCAAGAGGCTTCATGAGTTGCTTAATGAAACTCAGGCCATGTTTGTGGGATTCTTCTTTTCAGATTATTTTCCTTACATCGGTCGGATTGTTGATAAATTCTCTGGACTTCTCTCCAGACTCGAAAAGAATTTCCATGACTTTGATGCTTTCTACCAAGAACTCATCGATGAACACCTCGATCCAAAGAGGCAAAAGCCACAGCATGAGGACATTCTTGATGTTTTACTTCAACTTTGGAGGGATCGTTCATTTAAAGTTCAACTAACTTTTGAGCACATCAAAGCAATTCTCATG AACTTATTTGTTGCAGGAACAGACACAAGTGCTGCTGCTGTGATATGGGCTATGAGTTTTCTAATGAAAAATCCTAAAACAATGAAAAAAGTTCAAGATGAAATAAGAAGCTTAATTGGGAAAAAGGGTTTTGTAGATGAAGACGATATTCAACAATTGCTTTATCTTAAAGCTGTGGTGAAAGAGATGATGAGACTGCAACCAACAGTTCCATTTCTAGTCCCAAGAGAAACAGTTCACAAGTGCACTTTAGGTGAGTATGAAATAGCTGAAAAAACACTAGTTCACGTGAATGCATGGGCAATTGGGAGGGATCCTGAAGCTTGGGAGAAGCCATTGGAGTTCCGTCCAGAGAGATTTTTGGATACTTGTATTGACATGAAAGGACAGGATTATGAGTTAATACCATTTGGAGCTGGCAGGAGAATTTGTCCTGGAATATTTATGGGAATTGCCAATGTGGAGCTTTCACTCGCTAATCTTCTTTACAAATTTGAGTGGGAAATGCCTGATGGGATGAAAAGGGAGGACATAGACACCGATAATGTTCTGCCAGGAATTACTGTGCACAAGAGGGAGCATCTCCGATTGATGGCTAAGAAATATATCTAA